The following are from one region of the Bacteroidia bacterium genome:
- a CDS encoding C4-type zinc ribbon domain-containing protein: MDISIDEKLRSLTRLQHIHSKLDRINQILGGLPEEVRDLEDDLEGRRIRTQKITEEVHQIEREIADKRQHILSQKDLIKRYQERLNEVRNNREFESLTHEVQLAELEIQTAERRIRFSTENLEERTNSLSFEKNLYQERLHDLDAKKLELSGLVAENEAEASKLESEAVDASKQIEPRLLKAYSNVRNNMRNGLAVVSMDRDACGGCFSVIPPQRRAEIRHSRRIIVCENCGRILVDASYFPDYVPPAPKIEEVPAPKTRRRASTAKTVDAGAE; this comes from the coding sequence ATGGATATTTCAATTGACGAGAAGCTTCGCTCCTTAACACGTTTGCAGCACATTCACAGTAAGTTAGATCGTATTAACCAGATTTTAGGCGGATTACCTGAAGAGGTACGGGACTTAGAAGACGATTTAGAAGGCCGTCGAATCCGCACCCAAAAAATAACCGAAGAAGTTCACCAGATAGAGCGAGAAATTGCCGATAAGCGTCAGCATATTTTATCCCAAAAAGACCTTATTAAACGCTATCAAGAGCGCTTAAATGAGGTTCGCAATAACCGTGAATTTGAGTCTTTGACTCATGAAGTTCAATTAGCAGAGTTAGAAATCCAAACTGCGGAACGCAGAATCCGTTTTAGCACAGAGAACTTGGAAGAGCGTACAAACTCCCTATCATTTGAAAAAAACTTATACCAAGAACGGTTGCACGACCTTGACGCTAAAAAGCTGGAACTAAGCGGATTAGTAGCTGAAAACGAAGCCGAAGCCTCTAAGTTAGAGTCCGAAGCTGTTGATGCTTCTAAGCAGATTGAACCCAGATTGCTAAAGGCGTACAGTAATGTTCGCAACAATATGCGCAACGGTTTAGCAGTAGTTTCTATGGATAGAGATGCCTGCGGAGGCTGTTTTTCTGTGATTCCACCACAACGGAGAGCAGAGATACGCCACAGCAGACGAATAATTGTTTGTGAAAACTGCGGCAGAATACTTGTTGATGCGAGCTATTTCCCTGATTATGTGCCACCTGCTCCTAAGATAGAAGAAGTACCTGCTCCCAAAACCCGCAGGCGCGCCAGCACCGCTAAGACAGTGGATGCAGGAGCCGAGTAA
- a CDS encoding Nif3-like dinuclear metal center hexameric protein, with the protein MLLIKDIIDILETWAPPALAESYDNSRLIVGNKNSVVNHIVISLDLTQEVIAFAKHLNANLIICHHPIWFGSKQNLVSGTWVNDLLIDAIKSDIALYAFHTNFDNIRTGVTKSIAALMGLQRTQILLPKPKQLQVLYVNVPTTHRQVVQEALFAAGAGKIGDYDNCSFFFSGTGTFRPLSGSNPFLGEKDVIEIATEDKLEVVFPAARQVEIIRAMKQAHPYEEVAFQIITTENYHSDIGAGIIGYLPEPVSKEIFLGSLKAIFSAEGIRYADTHKTHIEKVAVCGGSGSFLISESLKQKADALVTADITYHKFFEPDKKMLLVDIGHYESEQFAVQQIHAYIQEKFSNFAASIFTHSTNPIRYFR; encoded by the coding sequence ATGCTTTTAATTAAGGATATTATTGATATTTTAGAAACTTGGGCACCACCAGCTTTAGCAGAAAGCTATGATAACTCACGCTTAATCGTTGGTAACAAGAATAGTGTTGTAAATCATATTGTTATCAGCTTAGATTTAACTCAAGAAGTTATTGCTTTTGCTAAGCACTTGAATGCAAACCTGATAATCTGCCATCATCCGATTTGGTTTGGCTCAAAACAAAATTTAGTATCCGGCACTTGGGTAAACGATTTATTGATAGATGCAATTAAGTCAGACATTGCTTTGTATGCCTTTCACACAAATTTTGATAATATCCGTACTGGTGTAACCAAATCTATTGCGGCTCTCATGGGGCTGCAACGAACCCAGATATTGCTGCCTAAGCCCAAACAGTTGCAGGTATTATACGTCAATGTGCCAACTACCCACCGGCAAGTTGTTCAAGAAGCATTGTTTGCAGCAGGAGCCGGTAAAATCGGTGATTACGATAACTGTTCTTTCTTTTTCTCCGGAACGGGGACATTTCGCCCCCTATCCGGTTCAAATCCTTTTTTAGGTGAAAAAGACGTTATTGAAATCGCCACAGAAGATAAATTAGAAGTCGTTTTCCCTGCAGCCCGCCAAGTTGAAATAATTCGGGCTATGAAACAAGCCCACCCATACGAAGAAGTGGCTTTTCAAATTATAACAACAGAAAACTACCATTCAGATATTGGTGCCGGCATTATCGGATATTTACCAGAACCTGTGTCCAAGGAGATATTTTTAGGCTCACTAAAAGCTATTTTTTCGGCAGAGGGAATTCGATATGCTGACACTCATAAAACACATATTGAGAAAGTAGCCGTTTGCGGCGGATCCGGCAGTTTTTTAATTTCGGAATCACTCAAACAAAAAGCCGATGCCTTGGTTACAGCAGACATAACCTATCATAAGTTTTTTGAGCCGGATAAAAAAATGCTGTTGGTTGATATTGGACATTATGAATCCGAACAATTTGCTGTTCAACAAATACACGCCTATATTCAAGAAAAATTTTCTAACTTTGCGGCTTCAATTTTCACCCATTCCACTAATCCAATCAGATATTTTCGATAA